Proteins encoded within one genomic window of Cucumis sativus cultivar 9930 chromosome 3, Cucumber_9930_V3, whole genome shotgun sequence:
- the LOC101214217 gene encoding bZIP transcription factor 16 isoform X3 — protein MGGSEMNKSAKEESKTAPATTQEQSPNTSTGTVNPEWSGFQAYSPIPPPGYLATSPQAHPYMWGVQPIMPPYGTPPHPYVAMYPHGGIYAHPPMPPGSYPYSPFAIASPNGIAEASGNTPSNMEGEGKPSELKEKLPIKRSKGSLGSLSMITGKNNELGKPSGTSANGVYSKSAESESEGTSERSDADSENDSQLKSGSGKDSLEGGGTPNGLMHGSQNEGHSLAHPLVNQTMSIIPIQASGAVTGPATNLNIGMDYWGTPTTSAISSLCGKVPSAPVAGAVAAGSRDGIPSQPWLQDERELKRQRRKQSNRESARRSRLRKQAECDELSQRAEALKEENASLRSEVDRIRTEYEQLLSENASLKRRLGESDGNEDPRSTKDAQNLKKGHHTSRTQLAKG, from the exons ATGGGTGGCAGTGAGATGAATAAATCCGCAAAGGAAGAATCCAAAACAGCACCTGCCACTACGCAG GAACAGTCTCCAAATACAAGCACTGGCACTGTTAATCCTGAATGGTCAGGATTTCAG gCATATTCTCCAATACCTCCACCTGGATATTTGGCAACGAGCCCCCAAGCACACCCGTATATGTGGGGGGTACAG CCTATTATGCCCCCTTACGGAACTCCTCCACATCCATATGTTGCAATGTATCCTCATGGTGGCATATATGCTCATCCACCTATGCCTCCt GGATCGTATCCTTACAGTCCTTTTGCTATTGCTTCTCCAAATGGCATTGCTGAGGCTTCT GGGAATACACCAAGCAACATGGAAGGGGAAGGTAAACCATCTGAgctgaaagaaaaattgccaATTAAAAGATCGAAAGGAAGTCTGGGAAGTTTAAGCATGATAACTGGGAAGAACAATGAGCTTGGTAAACCATCAGGAACGTCTGCTAATGGAGTTTATTCTAAAAG TGctgaaagtgaaagtgaaggCACGAGTGAACGAAGTGATGCTGACTCTGAAAAC GATTCACAACTAAAATCTGGTTCTGGGAAAGATTCTTTAGAAG GTGGAGGGACTCCTAATGGTTTAATGCATGGTTCTCAGAATGAAGGACATAGTCTTGCACATCCATTGGTGAACCAAACGATGTCCATAATACCTATCCAAGCTTCTGGAGCTGTTACAGGTCCTGctacaaatttgaatatagGAATGGATTATTGGGGTACCCCAACAACTTCTGCCATTTCTTCATTGTGTGGGAAGGTTCCTTCAGCACCAGTTGCAGGAGCTGTTGCTGCTGGGTCACGAGACGGCATTCCGTCACAGCCTTGGTTACAG GATGAAAGAGAGCTAAAACGACAAAGAAGGAAGCAATCAAATAGAGAATCTGCTCGTAGATCTCGGTTGCGTAAACAG GCTGAATGCGATGAACTATCTCAACGTGCCGAAGCtttgaaggaagaaaatgcTAGTCTAAGATCTGAAGTGGATAGGATTAGGACTGAGTACGAGCAACTTCTTTCAGAAAATGCCTCACTCAAG agGAGGCTTGGCGAAAGTGATGGAAATGAAGATCCAAGATCTACCAAAGACgcacaaaatttgaaaaaaggtCATCATACATCCCGGACCCAACTTGCTAAGGGGTAA
- the LOC101214217 gene encoding bZIP transcription factor 68 isoform X1, which produces MGGSEMNKSAKEESKTAPATTQFCVFFRNSLQIQALALLILNGQDFRFFLLKPQAYSPIPPPGYLATSPQAHPYMWGVQPIMPPYGTPPHPYVAMYPHGGIYAHPPMPPGSYPYSPFAIASPNGIAEASGNTPSNMEGEGKPSELKEKLPIKRSKGSLGSLSMITGKNNELGKPSGTSANGVYSKSAESESEGTSERSDADSENDSQLKSGSGKDSLEGGGTPNGLMHGSQNEGHSLAHPLVNQTMSIIPIQASGAVTGPATNLNIGMDYWGTPTTSAISSLCGKVPSAPVAGAVAAGSRDGIPSQPWLQDERELKRQRRKQSNRESARRSRLRKQAECDELSQRAEALKEENASLRSEVDRIRTEYEQLLSENASLKRRLGESDGNEDPRSTKDAQNLKKGHHTSRTQLAKG; this is translated from the exons ATGGGTGGCAGTGAGATGAATAAATCCGCAAAGGAAGAATCCAAAACAGCACCTGCCACTACGCAG TTTTGCGTTTTCTTCAGGAACAGTCTCCAAATACAAGCACTGGCACTGTTAATCCTGAATGGTCAGGATTTCAGGTTCTTTTTGTTAAAGCCTCAA gCATATTCTCCAATACCTCCACCTGGATATTTGGCAACGAGCCCCCAAGCACACCCGTATATGTGGGGGGTACAG CCTATTATGCCCCCTTACGGAACTCCTCCACATCCATATGTTGCAATGTATCCTCATGGTGGCATATATGCTCATCCACCTATGCCTCCt GGATCGTATCCTTACAGTCCTTTTGCTATTGCTTCTCCAAATGGCATTGCTGAGGCTTCT GGGAATACACCAAGCAACATGGAAGGGGAAGGTAAACCATCTGAgctgaaagaaaaattgccaATTAAAAGATCGAAAGGAAGTCTGGGAAGTTTAAGCATGATAACTGGGAAGAACAATGAGCTTGGTAAACCATCAGGAACGTCTGCTAATGGAGTTTATTCTAAAAG TGctgaaagtgaaagtgaaggCACGAGTGAACGAAGTGATGCTGACTCTGAAAAC GATTCACAACTAAAATCTGGTTCTGGGAAAGATTCTTTAGAAG GTGGAGGGACTCCTAATGGTTTAATGCATGGTTCTCAGAATGAAGGACATAGTCTTGCACATCCATTGGTGAACCAAACGATGTCCATAATACCTATCCAAGCTTCTGGAGCTGTTACAGGTCCTGctacaaatttgaatatagGAATGGATTATTGGGGTACCCCAACAACTTCTGCCATTTCTTCATTGTGTGGGAAGGTTCCTTCAGCACCAGTTGCAGGAGCTGTTGCTGCTGGGTCACGAGACGGCATTCCGTCACAGCCTTGGTTACAG GATGAAAGAGAGCTAAAACGACAAAGAAGGAAGCAATCAAATAGAGAATCTGCTCGTAGATCTCGGTTGCGTAAACAG GCTGAATGCGATGAACTATCTCAACGTGCCGAAGCtttgaaggaagaaaatgcTAGTCTAAGATCTGAAGTGGATAGGATTAGGACTGAGTACGAGCAACTTCTTTCAGAAAATGCCTCACTCAAG agGAGGCTTGGCGAAAGTGATGGAAATGAAGATCCAAGATCTACCAAAGACgcacaaaatttgaaaaaaggtCATCATACATCCCGGACCCAACTTGCTAAGGGGTAA
- the LOC101214217 gene encoding bZIP transcription factor 16 isoform X2: MGGSEMNKSAKEESKTAPATTQVCLNSLQIQALALLILNGQDFRFFLLKPQAYSPIPPPGYLATSPQAHPYMWGVQPIMPPYGTPPHPYVAMYPHGGIYAHPPMPPGSYPYSPFAIASPNGIAEASGNTPSNMEGEGKPSELKEKLPIKRSKGSLGSLSMITGKNNELGKPSGTSANGVYSKSAESESEGTSERSDADSENDSQLKSGSGKDSLEGGGTPNGLMHGSQNEGHSLAHPLVNQTMSIIPIQASGAVTGPATNLNIGMDYWGTPTTSAISSLCGKVPSAPVAGAVAAGSRDGIPSQPWLQDERELKRQRRKQSNRESARRSRLRKQAECDELSQRAEALKEENASLRSEVDRIRTEYEQLLSENASLKRRLGESDGNEDPRSTKDAQNLKKGHHTSRTQLAKG, encoded by the exons ATGGGTGGCAGTGAGATGAATAAATCCGCAAAGGAAGAATCCAAAACAGCACCTGCCACTACGCAGGTCTGCTt GAACAGTCTCCAAATACAAGCACTGGCACTGTTAATCCTGAATGGTCAGGATTTCAGGTTCTTTTTGTTAAAGCCTCAA gCATATTCTCCAATACCTCCACCTGGATATTTGGCAACGAGCCCCCAAGCACACCCGTATATGTGGGGGGTACAG CCTATTATGCCCCCTTACGGAACTCCTCCACATCCATATGTTGCAATGTATCCTCATGGTGGCATATATGCTCATCCACCTATGCCTCCt GGATCGTATCCTTACAGTCCTTTTGCTATTGCTTCTCCAAATGGCATTGCTGAGGCTTCT GGGAATACACCAAGCAACATGGAAGGGGAAGGTAAACCATCTGAgctgaaagaaaaattgccaATTAAAAGATCGAAAGGAAGTCTGGGAAGTTTAAGCATGATAACTGGGAAGAACAATGAGCTTGGTAAACCATCAGGAACGTCTGCTAATGGAGTTTATTCTAAAAG TGctgaaagtgaaagtgaaggCACGAGTGAACGAAGTGATGCTGACTCTGAAAAC GATTCACAACTAAAATCTGGTTCTGGGAAAGATTCTTTAGAAG GTGGAGGGACTCCTAATGGTTTAATGCATGGTTCTCAGAATGAAGGACATAGTCTTGCACATCCATTGGTGAACCAAACGATGTCCATAATACCTATCCAAGCTTCTGGAGCTGTTACAGGTCCTGctacaaatttgaatatagGAATGGATTATTGGGGTACCCCAACAACTTCTGCCATTTCTTCATTGTGTGGGAAGGTTCCTTCAGCACCAGTTGCAGGAGCTGTTGCTGCTGGGTCACGAGACGGCATTCCGTCACAGCCTTGGTTACAG GATGAAAGAGAGCTAAAACGACAAAGAAGGAAGCAATCAAATAGAGAATCTGCTCGTAGATCTCGGTTGCGTAAACAG GCTGAATGCGATGAACTATCTCAACGTGCCGAAGCtttgaaggaagaaaatgcTAGTCTAAGATCTGAAGTGGATAGGATTAGGACTGAGTACGAGCAACTTCTTTCAGAAAATGCCTCACTCAAG agGAGGCTTGGCGAAAGTGATGGAAATGAAGATCCAAGATCTACCAAAGACgcacaaaatttgaaaaaaggtCATCATACATCCCGGACCCAACTTGCTAAGGGGTAA
- the LOC101214217 gene encoding bZIP transcription factor 16 isoform X4, translated as MWGVQPIMPPYGTPPHPYVAMYPHGGIYAHPPMPPGSYPYSPFAIASPNGIAEASGNTPSNMEGEGKPSELKEKLPIKRSKGSLGSLSMITGKNNELGKPSGTSANGVYSKSAESESEGTSERSDADSENDSQLKSGSGKDSLEGGGTPNGLMHGSQNEGHSLAHPLVNQTMSIIPIQASGAVTGPATNLNIGMDYWGTPTTSAISSLCGKVPSAPVAGAVAAGSRDGIPSQPWLQDERELKRQRRKQSNRESARRSRLRKQAECDELSQRAEALKEENASLRSEVDRIRTEYEQLLSENASLKRRLGESDGNEDPRSTKDAQNLKKGHHTSRTQLAKG; from the exons ATGTGGGGGGTACAG CCTATTATGCCCCCTTACGGAACTCCTCCACATCCATATGTTGCAATGTATCCTCATGGTGGCATATATGCTCATCCACCTATGCCTCCt GGATCGTATCCTTACAGTCCTTTTGCTATTGCTTCTCCAAATGGCATTGCTGAGGCTTCT GGGAATACACCAAGCAACATGGAAGGGGAAGGTAAACCATCTGAgctgaaagaaaaattgccaATTAAAAGATCGAAAGGAAGTCTGGGAAGTTTAAGCATGATAACTGGGAAGAACAATGAGCTTGGTAAACCATCAGGAACGTCTGCTAATGGAGTTTATTCTAAAAG TGctgaaagtgaaagtgaaggCACGAGTGAACGAAGTGATGCTGACTCTGAAAAC GATTCACAACTAAAATCTGGTTCTGGGAAAGATTCTTTAGAAG GTGGAGGGACTCCTAATGGTTTAATGCATGGTTCTCAGAATGAAGGACATAGTCTTGCACATCCATTGGTGAACCAAACGATGTCCATAATACCTATCCAAGCTTCTGGAGCTGTTACAGGTCCTGctacaaatttgaatatagGAATGGATTATTGGGGTACCCCAACAACTTCTGCCATTTCTTCATTGTGTGGGAAGGTTCCTTCAGCACCAGTTGCAGGAGCTGTTGCTGCTGGGTCACGAGACGGCATTCCGTCACAGCCTTGGTTACAG GATGAAAGAGAGCTAAAACGACAAAGAAGGAAGCAATCAAATAGAGAATCTGCTCGTAGATCTCGGTTGCGTAAACAG GCTGAATGCGATGAACTATCTCAACGTGCCGAAGCtttgaaggaagaaaatgcTAGTCTAAGATCTGAAGTGGATAGGATTAGGACTGAGTACGAGCAACTTCTTTCAGAAAATGCCTCACTCAAG agGAGGCTTGGCGAAAGTGATGGAAATGAAGATCCAAGATCTACCAAAGACgcacaaaatttgaaaaaaggtCATCATACATCCCGGACCCAACTTGCTAAGGGGTAA